From the genome of Colwellia psychrerythraea 34H, one region includes:
- a CDS encoding GNAT family N-acetyltransferase, with amino-acid sequence MNPIKSLATERLILRQWKSEDNIPFAELNACKDVMEYFPNTLTEIESTNLALKLSQLISERGWGLWAVEEKQSNKFMGFVGLHNSPAELEISPATEIGWRLSKKFWGKGYATEAAEKVLEFAFSDLNIASVVSFTAVVNKPSVKVMERIKMTNTEQNFQHPLVNNIKLKEHVLYKITKEEWLSKTL; translated from the coding sequence ATGAATCCAATTAAAAGTTTAGCGACAGAACGTTTGATCTTAAGACAGTGGAAGAGCGAAGATAATATTCCGTTTGCAGAGTTAAACGCATGTAAAGATGTAATGGAATACTTTCCAAACACTTTAACTGAGATTGAAAGTACCAATTTAGCTTTAAAACTTTCGCAATTAATATCTGAACGTGGTTGGGGACTTTGGGCTGTAGAAGAAAAGCAATCGAATAAATTTATGGGTTTTGTTGGTTTACATAATTCACCCGCAGAACTTGAAATAAGTCCAGCAACAGAAATTGGCTGGCGTTTATCAAAAAAATTTTGGGGTAAAGGTTATGCTACAGAAGCTGCTGAGAAAGTTTTAGAGTTTGCATTTAGTGACTTAAATATTGCTAGTGTTGTTTCATTTACAGCAGTTGTGAATAAACCTTCGGTGAAAGTTATGGAGCGTATAAAAATGACCAATACAGAGCAAAACTTCCAACACCCATTAGTTAATAATATTAAATTGAAAGAGCACGTTCTTTATAAAATAACAAAAGAAGAGTGGCTATCCAAAACCTTATAA
- a CDS encoding DUF2971 domain-containing protein has translation MLIYHYTTVDTFLKILDSKAIWASDLSKMNDPQEFTIGIELIKKFYQKKFPDLLHWFENDRFVGLDNEQLLLGCSFSENPDDLSQWRAYGDDGKGVVIGINRRILSASNTLTIPAFYKKDERTASFVHFHKVIYDKQEFENSVKELLDNIGDFINDTVESFKLSIGLSRLACSFKSDFYKTEQEIRAILEHSKRSDIYLDESLKKHKLFDVKFRLSQFGLVPYCKVNLSNADASSIQTVKLGPKCNISKKDLEFMLLATGNKDILVSTSAGQYR, from the coding sequence ATGTTAATTTACCATTACACAACTGTAGATACCTTTTTAAAGATTCTAGATAGCAAAGCAATCTGGGCTTCTGATCTTTCAAAAATGAATGATCCCCAAGAGTTTACAATTGGTATTGAGCTAATTAAAAAATTCTATCAGAAAAAATTTCCAGATTTATTACATTGGTTTGAAAACGATCGATTCGTTGGCTTAGATAATGAGCAACTCCTTTTAGGATGTTCTTTTTCTGAAAATCCTGACGACTTAAGCCAATGGAGAGCTTATGGTGACGATGGGAAAGGCGTAGTTATTGGGATTAACAGAAGAATTTTAAGTGCAAGTAACACATTAACGATACCCGCATTTTATAAAAAAGACGAAAGAACAGCTAGTTTCGTACATTTCCATAAAGTGATTTATGATAAACAAGAATTTGAAAATTCGGTTAAAGAACTATTAGATAATATTGGTGATTTTATTAATGACACAGTTGAGAGCTTTAAGTTATCCATTGGATTATCAAGGTTAGCTTGTTCTTTCAAATCTGACTTCTATAAAACTGAGCAGGAAATTAGGGCAATTCTAGAGCATTCAAAGCGTTCAGATATTTATTTAGATGAATCGCTTAAAAAGCATAAATTATTTGATGTGAAATTTCGTTTGTCACAATTCGGATTAGTGCCTTACTGTAAAGTAAATCTAAGCAACGCAGATGCTTCTTCAATCCAAACCGTTAAGCTTGGTCCTAAGTGTAATATTTCAAAAAAAGATTTGGAGTTTATGCTTTTAGCTACTGGGAACAAAGATATTCTTGTTAGCACTTCTGCGGGGCAGTATAGGTAA
- a CDS encoding helix-turn-helix domain-containing protein, producing MIVKKLREKRNWSQEQLAIMAGLSTRTIQRIESGNKASIESLKSLASVFEIDISKLKEEIIVIDKSSESWKSESFLVKFFFWGVKARKQVLTMEFLCLALGILTWIVKPDIFATPAFFLLAYIFATMKYYIDRKKHW from the coding sequence ATGATAGTTAAAAAATTAAGAGAGAAACGGAATTGGTCTCAAGAGCAACTTGCAATAATGGCTGGATTAAGTACGAGAACAATCCAGCGAATTGAAAGTGGTAATAAAGCTAGTATTGAATCTCTAAAATCACTCGCCTCTGTTTTTGAAATAGATATTTCTAAACTAAAAGAGGAAATCATTGTGATAGATAAAAGTTCGGAATCATGGAAATCAGAATCATTTTTAGTGAAATTTTTTTTCTGGGGTGTTAAAGCGAGAAAGCAGGTTTTAACTATGGAGTTTCTTTGTTTGGCATTGGGCATTTTAACTTGGATTGTAAAGCCAGATATATTTGCTACTCCAGCATTCTTTCTCTTGGCTTATATATTTGCAACAATGAAATATTATATTGATCGTAAAAAGCATTGGTAA
- a CDS encoding LexA family protein encodes MKVIPVYIEAGISGFESPAAEYRELNLSLEELLLQHPNATFFGLANGRSMEGRGIFNGDVLVVDRVEHISNGSVIVANFNGCFVCKIIDTDNALLLSASDEHKPIKISESDDFQIEGVVNVSFRLHKKLPVLLSCLG; translated from the coding sequence ATGAAAGTAATACCCGTTTACATTGAAGCAGGAATATCCGGCTTTGAATCACCCGCAGCAGAATATCGAGAACTAAATCTCTCATTAGAGGAGTTACTTCTTCAGCACCCTAATGCGACTTTCTTTGGTCTCGCTAATGGACGCTCAATGGAAGGCAGAGGGATTTTTAATGGCGATGTGCTTGTTGTTGATAGGGTGGAGCATATTAGTAATGGCTCTGTCATTGTAGCAAATTTTAATGGGTGCTTTGTGTGCAAAATAATTGATACCGATAATGCATTATTGTTATCTGCCTCTGACGAACACAAGCCCATTAAAATAAGCGAAAGCGATGACTTTCAAATAGAAGGAGTAGTAAATGTTTCCTTCAGGTTGCACAAAAAACTCCCCGTACTGCTGTCATGTTTGGGTTAG
- a CDS encoding GNAT family N-acetyltransferase: MVIVREATLSDIGIVHDLIIAIAKHHDQEQYVVTTKDELINSGFGDSPSFGVLLAEIDGEVAGYCSYTWNYSIWLGSTYMNIDDVFVWEKFRGKQIGELLMLKAKEVCLAKGASRIKWEVEQDNHGAIKFYERLGANLDIKGLFRWDVAS; encoded by the coding sequence GTGGTAATTGTTAGAGAAGCGACACTATCGGATATTGGTATTGTGCATGATTTGATTATTGCTATCGCAAAGCATCATGACCAAGAGCAATACGTAGTAACTACTAAAGATGAATTAATCAATTCTGGATTTGGAGATAGCCCATCATTTGGCGTGCTGTTAGCGGAAATTGATGGTGAGGTTGCAGGATATTGCTCTTACACGTGGAATTATTCAATTTGGCTTGGTTCAACTTATATGAATATTGATGATGTATTCGTATGGGAAAAGTTCAGAGGTAAGCAGATAGGCGAATTATTAATGCTTAAAGCTAAAGAAGTATGTTTAGCTAAAGGTGCTAGTCGAATCAAGTGGGAAGTTGAACAAGACAATCACGGTGCAATCAAGTTTTATGAGCGTTTAGGTGCCAACCTCGATATTAAAGGTCTTTTCCGATGGGATGTTGCATCGTAG
- a CDS encoding efflux RND transporter permease subunit yields the protein MRDKLYNFVGKNPYWVILVCITFMVLAGTGAQKLEFKNDYRVFFSEENPQLTAFESMQKVYNKSDNVSFVVVPKDGNVFTAEHLAALKVLTKESWQVPYSTRVDSVTNFQYTYAEEDDMIVEDLVMSTKNLTSDKLEKIKQIAISEPLLVNKIISQTGHVSIVNVTVQFPGINPMAETPEVAASVRAIKTQFLAEHPELDVYLSGMAMMNTSFGESSISDSSTLIPLMFLVVIVTIGLLLRTITGTISTVLIIIMSIVTTMGLAGWLGFYLTGPSSSAPTMIMTLAVADCIHILTSMFYEMRQGADKRTAIARSIKINLQPIFLTSITTAIGFLSMNFSDSPPFRDLGNLVAIGVMLAFVFSITIFPALLTVLPVRVKVQPENKKDIMAKLADFVIAKRKVLLPLTSVFIIASVMFIPNNQLNDDFVKYFDKTVPYRVATDFMQENLSGMMMVEISVKTGEPSGINNPKYLNSVSDFSDWLRARPETDHVNTITDTLKRLNKNMHGDDPSWYKLPDSQEMSAQYLLLYEMSLPYGLDLNNQLDVDKSSSRIVATFKNMTSNELINVERDMIQWFRKHAPQYEVDFASPSLMFAHIGQRNITSMLIGTTLALILISILLGVALKSWRFGLISLLPNLAPAAIGFGIWGLYSGQVGLGLSVVIGMTLGIVVDDTVHFLSKYLHARRDKNANTKEAVHYAFDNVGRALWVTTFVLVAGFTVLAQSSFKMNADMGFLTALTIFVALVVDFLFLPPLLMLLDKNKSETKESAAVTTEAPTIKAV from the coding sequence ATGAGAGACAAACTTTACAATTTTGTCGGAAAAAATCCATATTGGGTAATACTTGTTTGTATTACGTTTATGGTGCTGGCAGGAACGGGGGCACAAAAGTTAGAGTTTAAAAATGACTATCGTGTGTTCTTTAGTGAAGAAAACCCACAATTAACGGCTTTTGAATCCATGCAAAAGGTCTATAACAAAAGCGATAATGTTTCTTTTGTTGTTGTACCTAAAGATGGCAATGTTTTTACTGCTGAGCATCTAGCTGCGTTAAAAGTGTTAACTAAAGAGAGTTGGCAAGTACCATATTCAACCCGAGTTGATTCAGTTACTAACTTCCAATATACCTATGCTGAAGAAGATGACATGATCGTTGAAGATCTTGTTATGTCGACTAAAAACTTAACCAGCGATAAGCTCGAAAAGATAAAACAAATAGCTATCAGTGAACCGCTGTTAGTGAATAAAATTATCTCTCAAACGGGCCATGTTTCAATTGTTAATGTGACAGTGCAATTCCCTGGTATTAACCCAATGGCCGAAACGCCAGAGGTTGCAGCCAGCGTTCGCGCTATTAAAACTCAATTTCTAGCGGAACACCCTGAGCTTGATGTTTACCTTTCAGGCATGGCGATGATGAACACTTCATTTGGTGAATCTTCAATCAGTGATAGTTCAACCCTCATTCCTCTGATGTTTCTTGTTGTTATCGTTACTATCGGTTTATTACTAAGAACCATTACAGGTACCATTTCTACCGTACTTATTATTATTATGAGTATTGTGACAACCATGGGGCTTGCTGGTTGGTTAGGATTTTATTTAACGGGACCTTCTTCATCTGCACCTACCATGATTATGACGCTCGCTGTAGCAGATTGTATTCACATTTTAACCTCTATGTTTTATGAGATGCGTCAAGGCGCTGATAAGCGTACTGCGATTGCACGCAGTATAAAAATTAATTTACAGCCAATATTCTTAACCAGTATTACCACTGCTATTGGTTTCTTAAGTATGAACTTCTCTGATTCACCACCGTTTAGAGACTTAGGTAACTTAGTTGCCATTGGCGTAATGTTGGCGTTTGTTTTTTCAATTACAATATTCCCGGCATTGCTAACCGTATTACCTGTACGCGTTAAAGTGCAGCCAGAAAATAAAAAAGATATTATGGCAAAACTGGCCGATTTTGTTATTGCCAAGCGTAAAGTCTTATTGCCTTTAACCAGTGTGTTTATCATCGCCTCTGTTATGTTTATTCCTAACAATCAGCTCAATGATGATTTTGTGAAGTACTTTGATAAAACAGTGCCGTATCGCGTGGCGACTGATTTTATGCAAGAGAACTTATCAGGCATGATGATGGTTGAGATTTCGGTTAAAACCGGTGAACCAAGCGGTATAAACAATCCTAAATATTTGAACAGTGTGTCAGATTTTAGTGATTGGTTGCGTGCTCGCCCTGAAACTGATCACGTAAATACAATTACAGATACATTAAAACGTTTAAATAAAAATATGCATGGTGACGATCCTAGTTGGTATAAATTACCGGACAGTCAGGAAATGTCAGCCCAGTATCTTTTATTGTATGAAATGTCTTTACCTTACGGCTTAGATTTAAATAATCAATTAGATGTCGATAAATCATCATCAAGAATTGTTGCTACCTTTAAAAATATGACCAGTAATGAATTGATTAATGTTGAACGTGACATGATCCAGTGGTTTAGAAAACATGCGCCGCAGTATGAAGTTGATTTCGCTAGCCCTAGTTTAATGTTTGCCCATATTGGTCAACGTAACATTACCAGTATGCTAATTGGCACAACACTGGCGTTAATACTCATTTCTATTTTATTAGGTGTGGCGTTAAAAAGTTGGCGCTTTGGTCTTATCAGTTTATTGCCAAACTTGGCACCAGCAGCTATAGGATTCGGTATTTGGGGATTATACAGTGGGCAAGTCGGTCTAGGTTTATCGGTTGTTATTGGTATGACGTTAGGGATTGTTGTTGATGATACCGTTCACTTTTTGAGTAAATACCTTCATGCAAGACGTGACAAAAATGCCAATACCAAAGAAGCCGTACATTATGCTTTTGATAATGTTGGTAGAGCGCTTTGGGTGACTACTTTTGTGCTCGTTGCAGGCTTTACTGTACTGGCACAGTCATCATTTAAAATGAATGCCGATATGGGATTCTTAACTGCATTAACTATCTTTGTAGCGCTTGTGGTTGACTTTTTATTCCTGCCTCCGTTATTGATGTTATTAGACAAGAACAAAAGTGAAACAAAAGAGAGTGCTGCAGTGACCACTGAAGCACCAACAATTAAAGCGGTTTAA
- a CDS encoding HNH endonuclease family protein: MNLLAREDLEAKDISLNITAKPKHLFGTYNMTLKNLLFPCVLLSLILLLPEANAETIKKSKSGICHDLKSPYYKRTKNFTSFISLASCIESGGRLPKNSSSTPANTQKQSTISSNYSRKMFGHGWADSNKDCQNSRMETLIAYSLSPVRFKTTKECEVVSGKWISPFSGKTIYAASEIDIDHIVSLKWAWVHGANHWTKAKRVKFANDPANLLSVEARLNRQKGSKGLNAWLPPANQCQYISRFIRVYKAYNLELSNKEQVIYDKIMKQHCH; encoded by the coding sequence ATGAACTTATTAGCAAGAGAAGACCTAGAAGCCAAAGATATCTCTCTAAACATTACTGCCAAACCAAAACATTTATTCGGTACTTATAACATGACACTCAAAAACTTATTATTCCCCTGTGTACTGCTCAGCCTTATTTTACTCTTACCTGAAGCTAACGCTGAAACAATTAAAAAATCCAAATCAGGTATATGCCACGACCTAAAAAGCCCATATTACAAACGTACCAAGAATTTTACTTCGTTTATTAGTTTAGCGTCGTGTATCGAATCTGGTGGTCGACTACCTAAAAATTCTTCCTCTACTCCCGCTAACACTCAGAAACAATCAACTATATCGTCAAATTATTCACGAAAGATGTTTGGGCATGGCTGGGCTGACAGTAACAAAGACTGTCAGAATTCAAGAATGGAAACACTCATCGCTTATTCCTTGTCGCCTGTTCGGTTTAAAACAACAAAGGAATGTGAGGTAGTATCGGGAAAGTGGATTTCACCCTTTTCAGGGAAGACTATATATGCAGCCTCTGAGATAGATATTGACCATATTGTATCGCTGAAGTGGGCGTGGGTTCACGGTGCAAATCACTGGACTAAAGCCAAGCGAGTGAAATTTGCAAATGACCCTGCAAATCTTTTGAGTGTAGAAGCTAGGTTAAATAGGCAAAAGGGATCTAAGGGGTTAAATGCGTGGTTACCGCCAGCGAATCAGTGCCAGTATATATCTCGATTTATCAGGGTTTATAAGGCATACAACTTAGAGCTGAGCAACAAAGAGCAAGTGATTTACGATAAAATAATGAAGCAACACTGTCACTAA
- a CDS encoding Y-family DNA polymerase — protein sequence MFGLVDAVSFYARAEKVFDPSIRHKPVVVLTNNDGCICAVCPIARQLGVPKFVPYFKVKSFLAKHGVVVRSSNYELYADLSERMMNVIARYSDNHYVYSIDESFLHFKNFSCVDNWHEYGHVIRKAVWRETRLPVGVGFGATLTLAKAANHASKKLSGFDGVAVIDDKASRKEILSRMSLTEVWGIGSKLGKRLSILGLKNGWDLANQSPKAMRGQFGVVVERTVNELNGMPCLQWDEIGQDKQEIFSTRSFGQRVTDGHALKAALSSHASIVGAKVRRQGSLIKRLVIFASSSPHDDSYYKKSVIYEFPIATDNILKLVGAISYVFDNIYRQGVSFYRCGVGGVELENSQFQQQDMFSLSVNNPPLMKCYDQINHRYGRGAVEVAIAEKNEKWAMRRNFLSPRSTSNWSEIPKINC from the coding sequence ATGTTTGGGTTAGTTGATGCTGTTTCTTTCTATGCACGTGCAGAGAAGGTTTTTGACCCAAGCATTAGGCATAAACCTGTTGTCGTTTTAACGAATAACGACGGCTGTATTTGTGCTGTCTGTCCTATTGCGAGGCAGCTAGGTGTACCTAAATTTGTCCCCTATTTTAAGGTTAAGTCTTTTCTAGCAAAGCACGGTGTCGTTGTTCGTTCTTCAAACTATGAACTGTATGCAGACCTAAGTGAAAGAATGATGAATGTTATTGCGCGTTACTCAGATAACCATTATGTCTATTCTATTGATGAATCATTCTTACATTTCAAAAACTTTAGCTGTGTTGATAACTGGCACGAATACGGCCATGTAATACGTAAGGCGGTGTGGCGAGAAACACGTTTACCCGTTGGTGTTGGTTTCGGTGCAACCTTAACATTAGCCAAAGCAGCGAATCATGCCTCTAAAAAGCTGTCAGGTTTTGATGGTGTCGCTGTGATAGATGATAAAGCCTCTCGTAAAGAAATCCTCTCTAGAATGTCGCTCACTGAGGTTTGGGGTATTGGCTCCAAGTTGGGTAAACGGCTAAGTATATTAGGGCTTAAAAATGGCTGGGATTTAGCTAATCAATCACCTAAAGCAATGCGAGGTCAGTTCGGTGTGGTCGTTGAACGTACAGTGAATGAACTGAACGGCATGCCGTGCTTACAATGGGATGAAATAGGGCAAGACAAACAAGAGATATTTTCTACACGTAGTTTTGGGCAACGAGTAACCGACGGTCATGCACTCAAAGCTGCACTATCAAGTCACGCCAGTATTGTAGGGGCAAAAGTTAGACGACAAGGCTCTTTGATTAAACGCTTAGTTATTTTTGCATCAAGTTCGCCACATGATGACAGTTACTATAAAAAATCGGTCATTTATGAGTTTCCCATTGCGACTGACAATATCTTAAAGCTAGTCGGTGCTATTTCTTACGTATTTGATAATATTTATAGACAAGGTGTTAGCTTTTATCGCTGTGGAGTAGGTGGCGTTGAATTAGAGAATAGTCAATTTCAGCAACAAGATATGTTTAGTCTTAGTGTGAATAACCCGCCTTTAATGAAATGCTATGACCAAATAAATCATCGTTATGGTCGTGGGGCTGTTGAAGTGGCTATCGCTGAAAAAAATGAAAAGTGGGCCATGAGGCGAAACTTCTTATCACCTCGCTCTACGAGTAACTGGTCAGAAATACCTAAGATAAACTGTTGA
- a CDS encoding HEPN domain-containing protein, translating to MNMRESLSDLIDAVIETTVPVMQSPIERARQGPCWALTDAGKSLVDRISSDPKFVEFDKHLQLLGNGASVTDLSQLADWLVERAKVVGGKGAERDLLQYLDSDEIEVYAIMLLADVYLNAEYKFCNNVEIINSTSLPNKSFADTILNDSFSSRLPLPRVYSLLVSPYSQKRFHWPNTESETKMPMTEYPSNALEETKLCLVLARSRSIQVIASGTIAPDHLPFIRSCTGWSMHSFKLPGMAPSILEIEMKIADELLLKLRKLPESFKIKLATSIERFNGYCSGASMVEKSIDLRICLESIFLSDGNKEQLRYTLALRSALFVGDSLEEKKEIMNIMKKSYDVTSTAVHEGKMPTKNVDLLPQAAKIARNSILKLLDVGPVDWQTIELQASID from the coding sequence TTGAATATGAGAGAATCATTAAGTGATCTAATCGATGCAGTCATAGAAACAACTGTTCCTGTGATGCAGAGCCCTATTGAAAGAGCAAGACAAGGACCATGTTGGGCGCTAACTGATGCGGGTAAGTCTTTAGTCGATCGTATAAGTTCTGATCCAAAATTTGTAGAGTTTGACAAACACCTTCAATTGCTTGGAAATGGAGCATCGGTCACTGATTTATCCCAATTAGCTGATTGGCTGGTTGAACGAGCTAAGGTGGTAGGGGGTAAGGGAGCTGAACGTGACCTTTTGCAATATTTAGATTCTGATGAAATTGAAGTTTATGCAATAATGCTACTCGCAGATGTTTATCTCAATGCTGAATATAAATTTTGTAACAATGTTGAAATTATTAATTCTACCAGTCTTCCAAATAAGTCTTTTGCTGATACAATTCTGAATGACTCATTTTCGAGCAGGCTCCCACTGCCTCGTGTTTACAGCTTATTAGTTTCCCCATATTCACAGAAAAGATTTCATTGGCCAAATACAGAAAGTGAAACAAAGATGCCAATGACAGAGTACCCGAGTAATGCCTTGGAAGAAACTAAATTGTGTTTAGTCTTAGCGCGTAGTAGAAGTATCCAAGTTATAGCTAGTGGTACTATTGCTCCAGATCACTTGCCTTTCATCCGATCATGTACTGGCTGGTCAATGCATTCATTCAAACTCCCTGGTATGGCGCCATCTATATTAGAAATCGAGATGAAAATTGCTGACGAGTTACTTTTGAAGTTACGTAAATTGCCAGAAAGTTTTAAAATTAAGCTTGCCACTTCCATTGAGAGATTTAATGGTTATTGTTCTGGTGCCTCTATGGTTGAAAAATCCATTGATTTGCGCATTTGCCTTGAATCCATTTTTCTAAGCGATGGGAATAAGGAGCAACTTCGGTACACTTTGGCGCTTCGTTCAGCATTGTTTGTAGGGGATTCACTAGAAGAAAAAAAGGAAATCATGAATATAATGAAAAAATCTTACGATGTGACTTCTACTGCTGTTCATGAAGGGAAAATGCCTACCAAAAATGTAGATTTGCTACCCCAAGCTGCTAAGATTGCCCGTAATAGCATATTGAAACTTTTAGATGTTGGTCCGGTAGATTGGCAAACAATTGAACTTCAAGCATCAATTGACTAA
- a CDS encoding TetR/AcrR family transcriptional regulator, which produces MTPPKLLDKTALKERELLIINSAVLLIQQNGIENLTMDKVVAQVPFSKGTVYKHFIGKEDLLLAISNYSIKVLGDLFHRAYQFKGCSRSRMLLLNFSYLIYAMLYPALFQTVLCSKSPNVVGKSSEKHINDGEQLEIKLMTSIHGIVEDGLNDNSLSLLMNMDIQQLCFSNWSMAYGAITLLSGEVEQCSGRTSLIVERELFNLSNMLFDGMGWKPFTKDRSHCAELKIALAELFPEELALISAKGRELNFDSFS; this is translated from the coding sequence ATGACACCACCTAAGTTACTCGATAAAACAGCGCTTAAAGAAAGAGAGTTATTGATAATTAACTCAGCTGTGCTTCTTATCCAACAAAATGGTATTGAAAACCTCACCATGGATAAAGTGGTTGCCCAAGTGCCATTTTCAAAAGGTACCGTCTATAAACACTTTATTGGTAAAGAAGATTTATTGTTAGCTATCAGTAATTACTCAATCAAAGTACTTGGCGATCTTTTTCATCGCGCATATCAATTTAAAGGTTGTTCACGTTCGCGAATGCTTTTATTAAATTTCTCTTACCTTATTTATGCAATGTTATATCCTGCATTATTTCAAACGGTGCTTTGCTCAAAATCGCCTAACGTAGTGGGAAAATCAAGTGAAAAGCACATTAATGATGGAGAGCAATTAGAAATTAAATTAATGACCTCTATTCACGGCATAGTAGAAGACGGTTTAAACGATAATAGTCTCTCACTTCTTATGAATATGGATATACAGCAACTATGTTTTAGTAACTGGTCTATGGCGTATGGTGCTATCACTTTGCTTTCAGGTGAAGTTGAGCAGTGCAGTGGCAGAACCAGTTTAATTGTTGAACGTGAGCTTTTTAACCTGAGTAACATGTTATTTGACGGTATGGGATGGAAACCTTTTACAAAAGACAGAAGTCATTGTGCAGAACTAAAAATTGCATTGGCTGAATTATTTCCAGAAGAATTAGCGCTTATTAGTGCAAAAGGACGAGAGCTAAACTTTGATAGTTTTAGCTAA
- a CDS encoding AAA family ATPase encodes MMKILKHSLFTSVVNKMRLIHHQDDTAKLSLLITGMSGTGKSTLVDWYEQQYPVEYTPEVTLKRVICVHLTKPNSPINLLEQIINAMGTSYIPRRRTLNKLLHQLKCLLEACQTELIILDEAQECLPDSDGIKAQSMAKAFVAIIDKCNVPLILIGTPALKRLLKLKYLADVKNISREEQLSRRFIAPCQLNIFLSHCDAWVNVINFFGKTKGLRNLNTKDADILDRLYVATYGRIGLIKKLFAFTQLNETSDLQATFYDAYELVDTTGEANPFNQQDYTYAAIIKKAENIERIYFTHNKTHPSEKRVADRLFH; translated from the coding sequence ATGATGAAGATATTAAAACATAGCTTATTTACCTCGGTGGTGAATAAAATGAGATTAATTCACCACCAAGACGATACGGCTAAGCTTAGCCTTTTAATTACAGGCATGTCAGGAACAGGTAAATCAACATTAGTGGATTGGTATGAACAACAATATCCCGTTGAATATACGCCAGAGGTAACACTTAAAAGAGTCATTTGTGTTCACCTAACTAAACCCAATAGCCCTATCAATCTACTTGAGCAGATAATCAATGCAATGGGGACTTCGTATATACCTAGGCGAAGAACGTTAAACAAACTGCTCCATCAACTAAAGTGTTTATTAGAAGCATGCCAGACAGAGCTAATCATATTGGATGAGGCACAAGAGTGCCTCCCAGATTCCGATGGTATAAAAGCTCAATCAATGGCGAAGGCATTTGTTGCAATTATCGATAAGTGCAACGTCCCCCTCATCCTTATAGGTACGCCAGCGCTTAAGCGATTACTCAAACTAAAATACCTCGCTGATGTTAAAAACATTTCCCGAGAGGAGCAGCTATCTCGTCGATTCATTGCTCCGTGCCAGTTAAATATATTCCTTAGCCATTGTGATGCCTGGGTAAATGTCATTAATTTTTTCGGTAAAACAAAAGGACTAAGAAATCTGAACACCAAAGATGCTGACATCTTAGATAGATTATATGTAGCAACTTATGGCCGTATCGGCCTAATTAAAAAGCTTTTTGCCTTTACACAACTCAATGAAACATCAGACTTACAAGCTACTTTCTACGACGCGTATGAACTTGTTGATACCACGGGAGAAGCAAACCCATTTAATCAACAGGACTACACCTACGCTGCCATCATTAAAAAGGCAGAAAACATTGAAAGAATTTACTTCACTCACAATAAGACTCATCCCTCAGAAAAGAGAGTCGCTGATAGGTTATTTCATTAG
- a CDS encoding cytochrome c oxidase assembly factor Coa1 family protein: protein MNQEQEYISGLGKDSVVPPELKGWNWGSFLLNWIWGIGNSTYIAFLMFVPLVNIVMLFMLGAKGNEWAWRNRTWRDIEHFKQTQRKWRNAGLILLFVVFPLFFTLIGSMLKGEAFDQSMVSISQNTEVIEVVGEPIEAGYFVMGSIQTSGAKGEASLQYSISGPKGEADVYVLAYKEMEAWSLHNVIVHIPETDKKIQIVTPVE from the coding sequence ATGAATCAAGAACAAGAGTATATTTCAGGTTTAGGAAAAGATTCTGTCGTACCTCCAGAACTAAAGGGATGGAATTGGGGATCATTTCTACTTAATTGGATATGGGGAATAGGCAATAGCACTTATATAGCTTTTTTAATGTTTGTTCCTTTGGTTAATATCGTAATGCTTTTTATGCTTGGTGCCAAAGGAAATGAATGGGCATGGAGAAATAGAACATGGAGAGATATTGAGCACTTTAAACAAACACAAAGAAAATGGCGTAATGCTGGTTTAATCTTATTATTTGTTGTTTTCCCCTTATTTTTTACTCTTATCGGAAGCATGCTTAAAGGTGAAGCCTTTGATCAATCAATGGTTTCTATATCTCAAAACACTGAGGTCATTGAGGTTGTCGGCGAACCAATTGAAGCTGGTTACTTTGTTATGGGGAGTATTCAGACTTCAGGAGCTAAAGGAGAGGCATCTTTACAATATTCTATTTCGGGGCCTAAAGGAGAAGCTGATGTTTATGTCCTGGCATATAAGGAAATGGAAGCATGGTCATTACATAACGTAATTGTGCATATCCCTGAGACAGATAAAAAAATACAGATTGTAACTCCGGTAGAATAA